The genomic interval CTTTTAGTCGCACGCTCATTCGATGCTTGGTCAATTTGTCCTTCCCTTCGGCCACCAGTATATCAAACAGATGTGCTACAGTAGAAGTGTCGTCCAGCGCTGCAGCAGAAGCACCAACATAGGGACCTCCCAGAGGAGGTGCATACTCCAACGCCTTCAGTTTGGTCACAAACTCTTCTTTCGTCAAGGCAGGACCATCCACGAAAAGCTGTTCCGACCATTTAGTTGTGTGCTGCCTGTCGTTGGCCGCCCGTTCGGTGTAGGAAGGAATCCATTTCGGGCGAGCCGCAGACTGATCCGCCATGCGGTATCCACCCCCCGGAAGTCGATATTCGCAATCAGCGCAGGCTGAGTAGCAGCACATGCCTGCGCTGTCATCTAGCATGATATACTTTTCGGCGAGACGACCAAACACTTTGACGGCTTCTTTTTGGTCAATCGCCACATCGCTTGTTTCCGCCGAAAATAAATGTACAGAGATCCGATTGGACTGAATGTGAGTAAGAGATGGATAAAAAGACGTTGCCCCTGCAAAAAGACAAAATACTAGGAACACTTTCATGATGTGACAGTGCGTCTTTTTCATATGGTAACGTCCATATTTCTGGAACGGGCTGAGGTGAGGTTGCCGAACTTGCATCTATAGCAGTTTGTCTTCACAGTGCTTTTTTCCAGAAGAACGTCATTCGAGCACTGTCAGAATCAGATCACGATTCGTTTTTCAACCGATTGTCATCAATCAGGGGTGTTTGAAAACAGCCAATCAAACGCAATGATTCTAGCGATTCCATATAACGTCTTCTTTTACAGCAATATGCTTCCGACTGTCTTATACGTCATTGAAATACGTCGTAGTATTGGATAAATGCTAGAGATGCGTATAATTAGAACGTTCGAATTTTGAGGAGTCGAGGTCGCGTTGCGGACACTTCATGTTAAGAGTACAGCAGCAGCCGCAACCAAGGCTACTCCTGCTGGTTTTATTCGTACACTGGTCGCTGTGGCTTTTCTTGCCGCCGTTAACGCTAttggctaactgtaaaccttTTTCAGAAGAAATTGAAGTTATCATCTCCATCTAGTTGGCCAAGCTGTATTGACAATTCTGCAAAGCTGAATCAAGATGCCGCGGGTCGGGATTATCGGAATGCGCCGAGCGGCTACTGTGGCCGAAGCAGCGGCAGCCGTTTCCGCACTTTCCCCGGAATCCCGTCGCTTATCTGGGCTACTGGGGCTTTTGGATGATTCCGAGGAAGCCTCTCTCACTCTAGTGGAGTCGGTCTCTATACTCCCTACAAGTAGACAGATCAAGACGTTCGGATCAATGCTTAAGTCGTCTATTGAAAAGTTAAGAAGGCACACATGGGAAGCACTGAAGGCTCCGGAACAAGAAATGGCGATGGCTGCGGAGCGTTGTTTCCGCGCGGCATTTGGACTAACGCAACCTCCTTCACAGCCAATCGAAAAGAAAGCAACTCGGCCACCAAAGTCAGGCTATCACCTTTTCTGCGCAAACTATTCTGCCGAGTGCACTGTGGGAGGTAACTTCGGAGGAAGGAGCGCCGTTTTGCAGCAAGCCTCTCAGGCTTGGAACAATCTGCCTGAGGCTGAAAAAGACGTTTACGAGCGCCGAGCTGAGAATCAGAAAGGAAATTCTCTCATGGAGCTTCCCAATCCAACACCACAGTCGACGTTCTCCGCTACCGTGGCGACAGCTCTGATTAGTGATTCAGAAGATGGAACTCAAACAGCAACGGGAACGTTAGTCCCTACAGAGAGGACGGCGCAGATCAAGCGAGACTTTCAGAGAATGGACTTTTGGAatagctttttggaagcagTACATCTACAAGTGGCTtctcggacgacgaaaacttGGGGGCAGAAGAAGCGGTACGAGATATACCAACTTGCTGGTCCCGTCATGCCAACAGAATCTTTCAAGCTTGTTCGACAGCAAATCTCAAAAGCGTTTCTAGCGTTGTATGATGGGTCTCGAACGAATCATGTGGCGCAAGTGCGGCACAGTCAATGTCGAGTCTACCTTTTGGAACAGGATGGTAGAATGTGGATTCAAGTAAACATCGGGCGAGCTCTGGATTTGACCGACGAGTGCAGCAAGTCTTCAGTCTCCGGTCGGAAAAAGCGCAAGCCTGATTCTGAGTTCATAGCCCTTGTTCGACCCGATCATTCGTTAATTGCACTCACTGCCAGCCGAACACCTTCTAGCTCCAAGTTTACTCCATTTGTTCTGAGTGCCCTTGAACATGCCCTCACATGCAGCATTGTCGCCAAAGGTAAGAAAACTTGGAAACGACACATGTACTTGTTCGACATGTTTTTCACGAGATTTTCCTTCCATCGTTTTAGACGAACAGCTTCATCGGTTCGAAGACCTCTGCGGCACGGAGCCCACGAATCTTCTGGAACTGGCCATTGCAATAGAGAACAAGCAAGCTGTTGGACGCTACAAACGTTTAGCGGTGGATGGAGAAATTGTCAATCCAATAAAAGAGCTGCAAATATCCGCTACTGCTAGTCTTCTTTCTCGGGAAAATGATTCGGGAAGACTGGATGTCGGTGCTAAATTGGGACGTGTCATCGCCAGCAGAGCTGCAGCTGTTTCAGAAAACTCCATGAAAGCGTCAGATTTGATAGCTACCAAAGGCAACAGTATGCTACTAGATCTCGATGCTTGTGAAAAAGGCTTGCGTAAACGTAAACGCGAAGTCGCTTTGGGCTTGCCAGCGGATTGTCCACCCCGCGAGTACGTTAGATGGGAATGGAAAGGCGAAACAAATGCAGCGCAAGCTTGCTGGGAAACGGAACCTATCGAACCCGAATTAACAAGCTTCAAATGCCGCATTGTATGTCAAGGAACAAACGTGTTTGCTGGGATGCATGAGCTCATTCAAGCTGGGTATATGACGGAGGTCCTACCTCACGTCAAGGCTGCAATGTCCATTGGTGGGACAATTTGTGTTGATCATGGGACTTTTTCGGGTCACAAAGAGGGATAAATAGTGTGGGTTATTACTACTGAGGAACAATTTTCGTCAAGGTCTTTTTCAATAGTCGTTCCAAGGTCTTTTTCAATAGTCGTTCTCGTCTTGCAGCTAATGTAAGCCTGCCTTTAATGTAAGTTACTTTTTGTTACTAGAGGCAGAGTTTTTTCCAAGTGTGAAACCCTGTAAACCTACGAAAAGGGTTCAATTCGGCAAAGACATGTTCTTTTGAAGTCGAAAAGTGGTGTAGAAAAAACCACTTTTCACGTAGATGTAATCTATTTGCTCCATTTTTTTCCTCTCCTATACCCCGTTTCAAACGTAATCATGCGACGAAACGTCGTTCTTCTCTACTTTGTGCTTTTTGTGAGTAGCTCATGGGCTGTAGTGGCTGCAGAACGGCGAACCATAAAGCTGTCTCTGGGTGCTGAGGCGCAATCGGCTTTCACCGGACGGCGATTCGCAAAAGTGTTGGATGTGCCGAGGGGAGGAGGGTGGTTTGTTCCGGCCGGATGGAATCCCTTTGGCTATAAAATAACTACGCTAGGGGATGAATTCTTGTCCTACGATGGTTCTTTAGACTGTGACGTCGGTCGTTTCTTAGCTAGTTTAAAAAATCGCAAACGATTTTCCGACATCAAGAGCAACTGGTTGGAAATTGTGCGAGTGGCGAAAACAGGACAAGCTATGCGAATCTATAAGAACCTGCAGGACATGATTCAGTTATGCCTCAAAGCAGGCCTTATCGACTAAAGTAAAATATGAGGGACCTAATGATGCATGTAGTTTCTACTGTATATCtattttcattttttcttCACTTTCCGGCCTCGGCCCCTGCGTTCTGGCGAGAAGCTTCCCCATGCTCATGATCACATTCTTACGAGGAAGTTGTGGCCGTTCATCGCTCCTGGAGTATCTGTGCCATCTTTGAAAGTCTAGCTCGAGCGATTTCGGCATTATAGCCTAGCTTCGTAGACATTCCACTTACGTTGGCTTGCGATGCGAACAAATGAAGTGACCGCCGTGTTGTCACAAGAATCATTGGC from Phaeodactylum tricornutum CCAP 1055/1 chromosome 11, complete sequence carries:
- a CDS encoding predicted protein; amino-acid sequence: MKVFLVFCLFAGATSFYPSLTHIQSNRISVHLFSAETSDVAIDQKEAVKVFGRLAEKYIMLDDSAGMCCYSACADCEYRLPGGGYRMADQSAARPKWIPSYTERAANDRQHTTKWSEQLFVDGPALTKEEFVTKLKALEYAPPLGGPYVGASAAALDDTSTVAHLFDILVAEGKDKLTKHRMSVRLKELADGEEGLTWAGFHKALGT
- a CDS encoding predicted protein — translated: MPRVGIIGMRRAATVAEAAAAVSALSPESRRLSGLLGLLDDSEEASLTLVESVSILPTSRQIKTFGSMLKSSIEKLRRHTWEALKAPEQEMAMAAERCFRAAFGLTQPPSQPIEKKATRPPKSGYHLFCANYSAECTVGGNFGGRSAVLQQASQAWNNLPEAEKDVYERRAENQKGNSLMELPNPTPQSTFSATVATALISDSEDGTQTATGTLVPTERTAQIKRDFQRMDFWNSFLEAVHLQVASRTTKTWGQKKRYEIYQLAGPVMPTESFKLVRQQISKAFLALYDGSRTNHVAQVRHSQCRVYLLEQDGRMWIQVNIGRALDLTDECSKSSVSGRKKRKPDSEFIALVRPDHSLIALTASRTPSSSKFTPFVLSALEHALTCSIVAKDEQLHRFEDLCGTEPTNLLELAIAIENKQAVGRYKRLAVDGEIVNPIKELQISATASLLSRENDSGRLDVGAKLGRVIASRAAAVSENSMKASDLIATKGNSMLLDLDACEKGLRKRKREVALGLPADCPPREYVRWEWKGETNAAQACWETEPIEPELTSFKCRIVCQGTNVFAGMHELIQAGYMTEVLPHVKAAMSIGGTICVDHGTFSGHKEG
- a CDS encoding predicted protein — its product is MRRNVVLLYFVLFVSSSWAVVAAERRTIKLSLGAEAQSAFTGRRFAKVLDVPRGGGWFVPAGWNPFGYKITTLGDEFLSYDGSLDCDVGRFLASLKNRKRFSDIKSNWLEIVRVAKTGQAMRIYKNLQDMIQLCLKAGLID